The Spirosoma foliorum genome has a window encoding:
- a CDS encoding M56 family metallopeptidase, producing the protein MNTLPYLLIASLYLLLFYGSYWLFLHRNTFFDLNRWYLLATVGLSFVLPFVELPIGTAESLPIGTLTLPAFTVGASSQSDSLTTTQWLWLIYSLGVAVMLLRLGVHLTSVFKLIKQGSAEPNPTYTLVRLPDDSTPSFSFGRYLVLNQTDSLTEPDALLRHEEAHIRQRHTIDVLFIEIVQAALWFNPVLLLYKHALQEVHEFLADRTVLKTPQPDYPRQLVAYALNMPVTALTTPFVSKSTLKQRIIMLQKPASHRRALLGYALILPVAACLVMCTQSGQDQSQSAIIPASESARKAVKVDGEVFTVVENQPAFPGGMKELGAYLANNLKYPAAAQKVKAEGRVFVNFIVTKTGEVTDVKILKDVGFGTGEEAVRVVQNMPKWQPATQNGKVVNVRYNLPINFTLEEKSDQATLDKFDHFILNGKATTKEAIETLQPDAIAKVNVMKNTKTIEITTK; encoded by the coding sequence ATGAATACGCTCCCCTATCTCTTAATCGCCAGCCTATATCTGCTGTTATTCTACGGTAGCTATTGGCTGTTTCTCCACCGAAACACGTTTTTCGATCTGAACCGCTGGTATTTGCTGGCGACGGTTGGGCTGTCGTTCGTACTTCCTTTCGTCGAATTACCGATCGGAACAGCCGAGTCTTTACCGATTGGAACGCTGACCTTACCCGCTTTTACCGTCGGAGCGTCCAGCCAATCGGATAGTCTGACAACAACGCAATGGCTCTGGCTTATATACAGTCTTGGCGTAGCGGTAATGTTGTTGCGATTGGGTGTACATCTAACATCGGTTTTTAAGCTGATTAAGCAAGGCAGCGCAGAACCCAACCCAACGTATACCCTCGTCCGGCTCCCCGACGATTCGACTCCTTCGTTTTCATTCGGGCGTTATCTGGTACTAAATCAAACCGATTCGCTTACTGAACCCGATGCGCTGCTACGTCATGAAGAAGCGCATATTCGCCAGCGCCACACGATCGATGTGCTGTTTATAGAAATTGTGCAGGCTGCTTTATGGTTCAATCCAGTGCTGTTGCTCTATAAACATGCCTTGCAGGAAGTCCACGAGTTTCTGGCCGACCGAACTGTCCTGAAAACACCACAGCCCGATTACCCCCGTCAATTAGTTGCCTATGCGCTCAATATGCCCGTTACGGCCCTAACGACTCCTTTTGTCTCTAAATCAACCCTTAAACAACGGATTATTATGTTACAAAAACCCGCATCCCATCGTCGAGCCTTGCTCGGCTATGCTCTGATTCTGCCCGTGGCAGCCTGTCTGGTTATGTGTACACAATCGGGCCAGGATCAATCGCAGAGTGCTATTATCCCTGCTAGTGAATCTGCCCGTAAAGCCGTGAAAGTGGACGGGGAAGTTTTTACCGTAGTTGAAAACCAACCCGCATTTCCCGGTGGTATGAAAGAATTAGGCGCCTATTTAGCTAATAATCTGAAATACCCGGCTGCTGCCCAGAAGGTAAAAGCCGAGGGACGCGTATTTGTTAATTTCATTGTGACAAAAACCGGCGAGGTTACTGATGTTAAGATATTGAAAGACGTTGGCTTTGGCACTGGTGAGGAAGCCGTCCGCGTTGTACAAAATATGCCTAAGTGGCAACCCGCCACTCAGAATGGAAAAGTGGTAAATGTTCGATATAACTTGCCAATCAATTTCACATTGGAAGAAAAAAGTGATCAGGCTACCCTCGATAAATTCGATCATTTTATCCTTAATGGGAAGGCAACTACGAAAGAAGCAATAGAAACACTTCAGCCAGATGCCATTGCCAAGGTGAATGTCATGAAGAACACCAAAACGATTGAGATCACAACGAAATAG
- a CDS encoding family 16 glycoside hydrolase → MVNLSISARLSGLLAVGWIVGIGLATAQPTPAPGIALPLNDLSAFVSPTSNWRIAGGVRADLNKENTLITEKGTGVLVNIPLDHPKADPKNPYKYDLFTTLQHGDVDLELDYMMASKSNSGVYLQGRYEIQLRDSWEIRTPNVHDNGSVYERWDEKRPEGHKGYEGHAARQNASRAPGLWQHMKISFQAPRFNANGQKTENGRVIRVELNGVVIQEDVELTGPTRGSAFADEKATGPLRIQGDHGAVALRNIRYVTYDKPRPELMNLKYAVYKGKFQKEPEYDKTAPESEGATTILSASVSRIPNEFLIRYTGTLRVSEPGEYSFNLGVPGGGGLMKINNQSVIAPGEWNAKGKATLPKGDLPFELLYAKFVDWAQPSLGLTVAGPGIREYVISDGAGGTGEEVDPIIVDAPTNTILRSFMDMPGEKNTQGNTLRVTHAISVGSPEQVHYTYDLDKGALVQVWRGGFLDTTPMWHERGDGSSRPRGMVQRLGAPVLFLGKLASPQANWIADTTGSSYHPKGYVLDDSDRPTFRYQSYGASVDDKIRVLNEGKGIQREVTVTNPTSDLYARLISGANISALENGMYLVDGQEYVRIDDVAGAKPTIREANGRQELIVPVKGKLTYSILF, encoded by the coding sequence ATGGTAAACCTATCCATTTCAGCTCGTCTCAGCGGACTGCTGGCTGTTGGCTGGATTGTGGGTATTGGCCTGGCAACCGCCCAGCCAACCCCTGCGCCGGGTATCGCGCTCCCGCTCAACGACTTGAGTGCTTTCGTATCTCCCACCTCTAACTGGCGCATAGCTGGTGGCGTTCGGGCCGATCTTAACAAAGAAAATACGCTCATAACCGAAAAAGGCACGGGCGTGCTGGTCAACATCCCGCTGGATCATCCCAAAGCTGATCCCAAAAATCCGTACAAATATGATCTGTTCACAACGCTCCAGCACGGGGATGTCGACCTGGAATTAGATTATATGATGGCCTCGAAGTCGAATTCGGGGGTGTATTTGCAAGGTCGCTACGAAATCCAGTTACGCGATAGCTGGGAAATTCGCACGCCCAATGTGCACGACAATGGTAGCGTTTATGAACGTTGGGACGAAAAACGGCCCGAAGGTCATAAAGGCTACGAAGGCCACGCTGCCCGTCAAAATGCCAGCCGTGCGCCCGGTTTATGGCAACACATGAAAATCTCGTTTCAGGCCCCTCGATTTAATGCCAACGGGCAAAAAACCGAAAATGGCCGCGTGATTCGGGTTGAGTTGAATGGTGTTGTCATTCAGGAAGATGTTGAACTGACTGGCCCAACGCGCGGCTCTGCCTTTGCCGATGAAAAAGCCACAGGACCACTCCGCATCCAGGGCGATCATGGTGCCGTTGCGCTTCGTAACATCCGTTATGTCACCTACGACAAGCCCCGTCCCGAACTGATGAACCTGAAATATGCTGTGTATAAAGGCAAGTTTCAGAAAGAACCGGAGTACGACAAAACCGCTCCTGAATCAGAAGGTGCCACAACGATTTTATCGGCTTCGGTTAGTCGCATTCCGAACGAGTTCCTGATTCGTTATACGGGCACCTTACGAGTTTCGGAACCCGGCGAATACAGCTTCAATCTGGGCGTTCCAGGTGGTGGTGGATTGATGAAAATCAATAACCAGTCGGTCATTGCGCCGGGCGAGTGGAATGCCAAAGGCAAAGCAACGCTTCCTAAAGGTGACCTGCCCTTCGAATTGCTCTACGCCAAATTTGTCGATTGGGCACAGCCTTCGCTGGGACTGACCGTAGCAGGCCCCGGTATTCGCGAATACGTTATCAGCGATGGTGCAGGCGGTACCGGCGAAGAAGTCGATCCTATCATCGTAGATGCACCCACCAACACCATCCTGCGTAGCTTCATGGATATGCCCGGTGAGAAAAATACGCAAGGCAATACGCTTCGCGTAACCCACGCCATTTCGGTAGGTAGCCCAGAGCAAGTTCATTATACCTATGATTTAGATAAAGGTGCATTGGTGCAGGTTTGGCGGGGTGGATTTCTGGATACTACGCCTATGTGGCACGAGCGCGGTGATGGTTCTTCACGGCCAAGGGGTATGGTTCAGCGTCTGGGCGCTCCGGTGTTGTTTTTGGGCAAATTGGCTTCCCCACAAGCCAACTGGATTGCCGATACGACTGGATCGAGTTACCATCCGAAAGGTTATGTGCTGGATGACAGCGATCGCCCAACATTCCGCTATCAAAGCTACGGCGCATCGGTTGACGATAAAATCCGGGTCCTGAACGAAGGAAAAGGTATTCAACGCGAAGTGACTGTTACCAACCCAACCAGCGATCTCTACGCCCGACTCATTAGCGGTGCCAACATTAGCGCCCTGGAAAACGGCATGTACCTCGTTGATGGACAGGAATACGTTCGTATCGACGATGTTGCCGGAGCTAAACCGACCATTCGGGAAGCCAACGGCCGCCAGGAGTTGATTGTGCCAGTAAAAGGGAAGTTGACCTACTCGATCTTGTTCTAA
- a CDS encoding TonB family protein: protein MNALDYLLKANLYGLLFAGCYWLLLRRHTFFSLNRAYLLASVILSLVLPLVILPTKTVETLPVTMPVGVIALPVSAVVAAPVDTGPDWEQVGLWAYALVALVLLVRLGIRVGRLVWLIRRSPQQVHEGFILVQPNDPTLPTFSFFQYIILNPTDTRNELILQHELVHVRQCHSADVLGMCLLQALFWACPTIWLIDRLLRQVHEFLADKPASQPTEYARFLVAYSFGTQLGLSGPDTLTNSFFNPSLLKQRIMMLQQKATTRWALSKYMLVLPLVFGLLAMTTAREEIAAVVSQVTDDTITVSGKITSAVDKKPLPGANVVVAGTKKGTSTNAHGYFKLENVPKTALLAVSFVGFTMATVPVENRTTIDVALALADPDELPTMGATAAYKGIKPNPLMPLRTPPSSQTINGEVYTAVEEPAVFPTGIPGLMQYVAHSLRYPTKAKAAGIQGNVLVQFVVSPTGAISSAVVKKGIGSGCNEEALRVVRQMPKWIPGKQNGKAIATQHVLPIQFALDAKEDTRTGQVVGNQLNDVSVTVTGYESPPSSAAQPTTRSQANEVFTVVEKQPEFPGGMRALGQYLSRNLRYPSEAQQNKVEGRVFVQFVVSQTGEIRNLRVLKGVGGGCDEEAVRVVSQMPKWNPGMQDGKAVDVQYNLPIQFALEKWEDKRTGQIEPNPKTGSEQKAGFVLDKNKNNKLTLDDPTSGSKERYAMRLPDSLRNPKSSVTIRGRGLLGELGGEPLYILDGVEVQKSAFSKSVSNSNTLDLLNLDPKDIKSIDVLKDGSAAAYGEKGKYGVIIITSKKK, encoded by the coding sequence ATGAACGCCCTTGACTACCTCCTGAAAGCTAACCTCTACGGCTTGCTATTTGCAGGTTGTTATTGGCTGCTCCTGCGTCGGCACACATTTTTCAGCCTCAATCGGGCGTATTTGCTGGCTTCTGTTATTCTGTCGCTGGTGCTTCCGCTGGTGATCTTACCGACGAAAACCGTCGAAACGCTTCCGGTCACCATGCCTGTTGGTGTAATCGCATTACCAGTGTCAGCGGTTGTAGCTGCCCCCGTTGACACTGGTCCAGATTGGGAGCAGGTAGGTTTATGGGCCTACGCACTGGTTGCGTTGGTACTGCTTGTCCGGTTGGGAATACGCGTCGGACGATTGGTGTGGCTGATTCGGCGGTCACCCCAGCAAGTTCATGAGGGCTTTATACTCGTCCAGCCCAATGATCCGACCCTCCCTACCTTTTCATTTTTTCAATACATTATTCTCAACCCCACCGATACGCGCAATGAATTGATTCTTCAACATGAATTGGTTCACGTTCGACAATGTCATAGTGCCGATGTGTTGGGAATGTGCCTACTACAGGCACTTTTCTGGGCCTGCCCAACGATCTGGCTCATCGACCGACTTTTGCGTCAGGTACATGAATTTCTGGCCGATAAACCCGCCAGTCAACCCACCGAATACGCTCGTTTTTTAGTGGCTTATTCCTTTGGTACGCAACTCGGCCTAAGCGGTCCCGACACGTTGACGAATAGTTTCTTCAATCCTTCGCTCCTGAAACAACGGATCATGATGCTTCAGCAGAAAGCTACCACCCGCTGGGCATTGAGCAAGTATATGCTGGTACTCCCACTGGTGTTTGGTTTACTGGCTATGACCACAGCAAGAGAGGAGATTGCGGCTGTCGTCAGTCAGGTAACGGATGATACCATTACCGTTTCGGGTAAGATTACCAGCGCCGTAGATAAGAAGCCCTTGCCCGGAGCAAACGTAGTCGTTGCTGGTACTAAAAAAGGAACATCAACGAATGCCCACGGATACTTTAAGCTTGAAAATGTCCCCAAAACGGCCCTATTGGCTGTTAGCTTCGTTGGCTTCACAATGGCAACTGTTCCCGTCGAAAATCGAACAACAATTGACGTAGCGCTGGCACTGGCAGACCCAGACGAATTGCCTACCATGGGCGCTACGGCAGCCTACAAGGGCATAAAGCCCAACCCGTTGATGCCCCTTCGAACTCCGCCGTCGTCACAAACGATCAATGGAGAGGTTTATACAGCTGTTGAAGAACCCGCTGTTTTCCCAACCGGAATACCGGGATTAATGCAGTACGTTGCCCATTCGCTCCGATACCCGACCAAAGCTAAAGCGGCTGGTATTCAAGGCAATGTACTTGTACAATTTGTGGTATCACCCACTGGCGCCATTAGTTCGGCAGTCGTTAAGAAGGGTATTGGTAGTGGGTGCAACGAAGAAGCCTTGCGTGTTGTGCGTCAAATGCCGAAATGGATTCCCGGAAAGCAGAATGGCAAAGCGATAGCAACACAACATGTATTACCAATTCAGTTTGCACTTGACGCCAAAGAGGATACACGAACGGGGCAAGTAGTAGGCAATCAGCTGAACGATGTATCTGTTACTGTTACTGGATACGAATCACCACCTTCTTCCGCGGCTCAACCCACCACGCGCAGCCAGGCGAACGAGGTTTTCACCGTTGTTGAAAAGCAGCCAGAATTTCCAGGAGGTATGCGGGCCTTAGGTCAATATCTTTCCCGAAACTTACGCTATCCTTCAGAAGCCCAGCAGAACAAAGTTGAAGGCCGGGTATTTGTCCAGTTTGTTGTTTCCCAAACAGGCGAAATTCGAAATCTACGGGTTCTAAAAGGCGTTGGCGGTGGCTGTGATGAAGAAGCCGTACGCGTAGTAAGTCAGATGCCGAAATGGAATCCAGGCATGCAGGACGGTAAAGCCGTAGATGTACAATACAACCTTCCGATTCAGTTTGCACTGGAAAAATGGGAAGACAAGCGTACTGGCCAGATTGAGCCAAACCCTAAAACAGGTTCTGAACAGAAGGCTGGCTTTGTTCTCGATAAAAACAAGAACAATAAACTCACTCTCGATGACCCTACGTCTGGCAGCAAAGAGCGGTATGCCATGCGCCTGCCAGATTCGCTACGGAATCCAAAATCCTCGGTTACCATTCGAGGTAGAGGCCTCTTAGGTGAGTTAGGCGGTGAACCTCTCTACATTTTGGACGGCGTTGAAGTTCAAAAATCGGCGTTCAGCAAATCTGTCTCTAATTCGAATACGCTCGACCTACTTAACCTTGATCCTAAGGACATTAAGAGCATCGATGTATTGAAAGATGGGTCAGCAGCAGCTTACGGCGAGAAAGGTAAATATGGCGTCATTATTATAACCTCGAAAAAGAAATGA
- a CDS encoding 3-keto-disaccharide hydrolase, whose protein sequence is MKNVHLSLAVCVGLASLAITNQAVAQTEPSKQTPQSTEIWEPVPPVVTPGVVSANTSGTTPPSDAVVLFDGKNTDEWVAIKGYSPANWEKTNEGPLKWPVTDGILYSTKGFSARSKKEFNDFQLHLEFKTPEKVEGNSQGRGNSGVFLQGRYELQVLDNYNNPTYVDGMVGSIYKQAIPLANPSRKPGEWQTYDVIYQAPKFNKAGMMTDYAYVTVLLNGILVQNHAAIRGTTEYIGYPKVQPHGAGPILLQDHGNPVGFRNIWVREL, encoded by the coding sequence ATGAAAAACGTACATCTATCGCTTGCTGTCTGTGTCGGCCTAGCGAGCTTAGCCATCACCAATCAGGCTGTAGCCCAAACTGAACCTAGCAAACAAACGCCCCAGTCGACCGAGATTTGGGAGCCTGTTCCTCCTGTTGTTACACCTGGTGTCGTTTCTGCGAATACAAGCGGAACAACTCCTCCATCCGACGCAGTTGTCCTTTTCGACGGTAAAAACACCGACGAATGGGTGGCTATCAAAGGTTACTCGCCTGCTAACTGGGAAAAAACCAACGAAGGACCGCTGAAATGGCCCGTAACCGATGGCATTTTGTATTCGACCAAAGGCTTCTCGGCTCGCTCGAAAAAAGAATTCAATGATTTCCAGCTTCACCTGGAATTCAAAACCCCTGAGAAAGTAGAAGGTAACAGCCAAGGCCGTGGTAACAGCGGTGTCTTTTTGCAAGGCCGTTATGAGTTGCAGGTTCTTGACAACTACAATAACCCAACGTACGTAGATGGTATGGTGGGTTCGATCTACAAACAGGCGATTCCATTGGCTAACCCAAGCCGTAAACCCGGTGAGTGGCAAACCTACGATGTCATTTATCAGGCCCCTAAATTCAACAAAGCGGGTATGATGACAGACTACGCGTATGTAACTGTATTACTGAACGGCATTCTGGTACAAAATCACGCGGCTATTCGCGGTACAACCGAATACATTGGTTATCCAAAAGTACAGCCTCACGGTGCTGGCCCAATTCTCCTTCAGGATCACGGCAACCCAGTTGGTTTCCGGAATATCTGGGTTCGGGAATTATAG
- a CDS encoding histidine phosphatase family protein: MRYFTLFIFLIVISSACSTTTVYIVRHGEKVNETDTTNLSPAGYARAAALAERLGNQPIDSIFSTPYRRTRQTVQPLAQRLGVPVIDYPAKPTEAIVNRVGTSKGKTVLVVGHSNTILEIARGLGAQPTMTRIESGDFDNLLQVRLHRGLFRKSVTFSQTTYGQMTPP, from the coding sequence ATGCGCTATTTTACTCTTTTTATTTTCCTAATCGTCATCTCTTCAGCCTGCTCCACAACCACCGTTTATATTGTTCGTCATGGGGAGAAGGTGAACGAAACCGATACCACGAATCTGAGTCCGGCGGGTTATGCACGGGCAGCTGCTCTGGCCGAACGATTAGGCAATCAGCCTATCGATTCCATTTTCTCAACGCCCTACCGACGTACCCGACAAACGGTTCAGCCACTGGCCCAGCGACTGGGAGTTCCAGTAATTGATTATCCAGCGAAACCTACTGAGGCTATTGTGAATCGGGTTGGCACTAGTAAAGGAAAAACCGTCTTGGTGGTAGGTCATAGCAATACAATTCTGGAAATCGCCAGAGGGCTGGGCGCTCAACCGACAATGACTAGGATAGAATCAGGCGATTTTGATAATCTGCTACAGGTGAGGCTTCATCGGGGATTGTTCCGTAAATCCGTTACGTTTTCGCAGACGACCTATGGCCAGATGACCCCGCCGTAA
- a CDS encoding FAD-binding oxidoreductase — protein sequence MKHLSLTLFSFLTVSNLLYAQEGIRAAGDKMPEVRKTAIAVTPATYKQRQIMVGSGGGITGASTTYYLLENGKLFGKRNRDTNFTYIGQQTAANTKRVFESVEVNAKIKTTKFDNPGNMYKFVQWRKGKLNYKVAWGAVDKTVPTTYPKIYDSFMAMIPASLRLK from the coding sequence ATGAAACACCTATCACTAACTCTATTTTCTTTTCTGACTGTATCGAATCTGCTTTATGCCCAGGAGGGTATCCGTGCCGCTGGCGATAAGATGCCGGAAGTTCGTAAAACCGCTATTGCCGTTACACCCGCTACCTACAAACAACGCCAGATTATGGTGGGCAGTGGGGGAGGCATTACGGGAGCCTCAACGACTTATTATCTGCTGGAAAACGGGAAATTGTTTGGCAAACGTAATCGCGATACGAATTTTACGTACATCGGTCAGCAGACAGCCGCCAATACGAAGCGCGTGTTTGAGTCGGTTGAAGTGAACGCCAAAATCAAAACGACCAAGTTCGACAACCCTGGCAATATGTATAAGTTCGTCCAGTGGCGAAAAGGTAAACTGAATTACAAAGTGGCCTGGGGTGCTGTGGATAAAACGGTCCCGACTACCTATCCGAAAATCTACGATTCGTTCATGGCCATGATTCCGGCTTCGCTAAGACTGAAGTAG
- a CDS encoding M4 family metallopeptidase has protein sequence MKTHLLILTLLTTTSAWAQQPNPGFGRKLKTTTPTVGLAERLNVQAIPLPKDRTGRQTLTGGAQLNPEPLRLRIVRNAETGLPIFIERKINPNSVTNQTKVKGARLSATAAASVAYQFMGQVRGLLKLDNPEANFTVTRTETDDLGQMHIRLTQTHRGVPVLGSELVAHLTDNEVTLLNGHYQPVSADLATTPKLTISDASEQALKDVRKTSTVRSFGDKLLKMKSTEGELCVFTMPDGVAKLAYALTVRPNMLERWEYVVDAQTGEVLDKYNHTCSFVGPIKATGKDLNGVTRTFQTYQQTNTGYYLIDASRSMFNSSTSKMPDNPVGALWTVDARNTFGTNQKIYQITSTNNADWTPTAVSAHYNAGVAYDYYKNTHNRNGLSGTGETMVSIVNMPDDDGKAMDNAYWNGKVMAYGNGKLLKPLAGGLDVAGHEMTHGVIQNTANLQYKSQSGAINESFADVFGAMIDRDNWTIGETIATPAVLPSGALRNLSNPNQGGKSKDPNGYQPATMSQYETTSDDNGGVHINSGIPNFAFYKFATAVGKEKAEKVYYRALTTYLVRTSQFLDLRLAVIKATSDLYGATGAEVSAAKSAFDAVGITEGTSTTPKTPDVPVASGQDLLLLADATTSKLYSTTVGAGSKFDQKSALGLVHRPSVTDDGKYAYYVTTDKRIRSVNLTGTPTETIISNDPIWDNVAISKDGTKLAALTADKDASIYVYSYDKKQGVTFKLYNPTYTQGVQTGDVQYADSFEWDFTGENIVYDAYNALKNSSGDDIDYWDVGFINVWSNTTKDFAKGEIEKLFSNLDEGESIGNPSFSKNSPDVIAFDYLNETDDTYEVVAVDLNAGKVNIVYENNTLGFPSYSRLDNRLVFSTESGTSENVSGINMGADKITPSGSATVLYTDAKWPVWYTQGTRAAKTAQTITFDAIADRYSNQGDLTLKATCSSNLTVGFQVKSGPATLTGTTLKFTGVGAVTVQAFQNGNDQFAAATAVERTFNVLTVTGTEPAWADALSVYPNPAGSTLTVELPGTETVEKLSLQTLTGAIALQPTLRGHQRTATLEIGHLPKGLYFLQIQTANGTTTKKVMKE, from the coding sequence ATGAAAACTCATCTCCTAATTCTGACACTTCTAACGACGACTTCGGCCTGGGCACAGCAACCCAATCCCGGCTTTGGTCGTAAGCTGAAAACCACAACGCCAACGGTTGGCCTGGCCGAACGGTTGAATGTTCAGGCGATTCCACTACCCAAAGACAGGACTGGGCGTCAGACGTTAACAGGCGGGGCACAGCTTAATCCAGAACCACTTCGGTTGCGGATTGTGCGGAATGCAGAGACGGGTTTGCCGATATTTATTGAGCGAAAAATCAACCCAAATTCAGTAACTAATCAAACAAAGGTAAAGGGGGCGCGGCTCTCGGCAACGGCGGCAGCATCGGTAGCCTACCAGTTTATGGGGCAGGTTCGTGGATTGCTGAAGCTCGATAACCCAGAAGCCAACTTCACCGTTACCCGCACCGAAACCGACGATCTGGGCCAGATGCACATTCGCCTAACACAAACGCATCGGGGTGTGCCCGTGTTGGGTTCTGAACTTGTTGCACACCTGACGGATAATGAAGTAACGTTGCTAAATGGCCATTATCAGCCTGTGTCGGCCGATCTGGCAACAACGCCTAAACTGACGATTTCAGATGCCTCTGAACAAGCACTCAAGGATGTTCGCAAAACGTCAACAGTCCGATCGTTTGGTGATAAGTTGTTGAAAATGAAATCGACGGAAGGCGAACTGTGTGTGTTCACCATGCCAGACGGTGTTGCAAAATTAGCCTATGCATTGACCGTTCGACCCAACATGCTCGAACGTTGGGAATATGTGGTTGACGCCCAAACTGGCGAAGTACTCGACAAGTACAACCATACTTGTTCGTTCGTGGGACCGATTAAGGCAACCGGGAAAGATTTGAATGGGGTAACGCGGACCTTCCAGACCTACCAGCAAACGAACACAGGTTATTACCTGATTGATGCATCGCGATCGATGTTTAATAGCTCAACATCTAAAATGCCCGATAATCCGGTTGGCGCTCTCTGGACGGTAGACGCCCGAAATACATTTGGTACTAACCAGAAAATCTATCAGATTACCTCTACCAACAACGCCGATTGGACGCCGACCGCCGTTTCGGCGCATTACAACGCAGGGGTCGCCTACGATTATTATAAAAATACCCATAATCGAAATGGGCTGAGTGGTACTGGCGAAACGATGGTATCTATTGTGAACATGCCCGACGATGACGGAAAAGCCATGGACAATGCTTATTGGAATGGAAAAGTGATGGCCTACGGAAATGGAAAACTCCTGAAACCATTAGCGGGTGGGTTAGATGTTGCCGGACACGAAATGACGCATGGAGTTATTCAGAACACCGCCAATTTGCAATACAAAAGCCAGTCAGGGGCCATCAATGAATCGTTTGCCGACGTATTCGGCGCTATGATCGACCGGGACAACTGGACGATTGGTGAGACGATTGCTACCCCTGCTGTGCTGCCATCAGGAGCATTGCGGAACCTATCGAACCCCAATCAGGGTGGCAAGAGCAAAGACCCCAACGGCTATCAGCCCGCTACTATGTCGCAGTATGAAACGACTAGTGATGATAACGGTGGCGTACACATCAACAGTGGTATCCCAAACTTTGCGTTCTACAAATTTGCGACTGCTGTAGGGAAAGAGAAAGCCGAAAAAGTTTACTATCGTGCCCTGACGACCTACCTGGTCCGCACATCCCAATTCCTGGATTTGCGCCTGGCTGTTATCAAAGCCACCAGCGATTTGTATGGAGCAACGGGTGCTGAAGTGTCGGCGGCTAAGAGCGCGTTTGATGCTGTCGGCATTACGGAAGGAACTTCAACTACACCCAAGACCCCTGATGTACCGGTAGCTTCGGGTCAGGATTTACTCTTACTGGCCGATGCGACTACATCGAAGTTGTATTCAACAACGGTAGGTGCAGGATCGAAGTTTGACCAGAAATCGGCCTTGGGTTTAGTCCATCGTCCCAGCGTGACCGACGATGGAAAATACGCATATTACGTAACGACGGATAAACGTATTCGCTCAGTGAATCTGACAGGCACTCCAACCGAAACGATTATTTCAAATGATCCTATTTGGGATAACGTAGCCATTTCGAAAGATGGCACCAAACTAGCTGCGCTTACTGCCGATAAAGATGCTTCCATTTATGTGTATAGCTATGATAAGAAACAAGGGGTAACATTTAAGCTCTACAATCCAACATACACACAGGGAGTCCAGACCGGCGACGTTCAATATGCCGATTCCTTTGAGTGGGATTTCACGGGCGAAAACATTGTCTACGATGCTTACAACGCTCTTAAAAACAGCTCTGGCGATGATATTGACTATTGGGATGTGGGTTTTATCAATGTCTGGAGTAATACGACTAAAGACTTTGCCAAAGGTGAGATTGAAAAATTATTTTCTAATCTGGACGAAGGTGAGAGTATCGGCAACCCGTCATTTTCTAAAAACTCGCCCGACGTAATCGCCTTTGATTACCTGAACGAAACCGACGATACTTATGAGGTAGTTGCTGTTGACCTGAATGCGGGTAAGGTGAACATTGTGTATGAAAACAATACATTAGGCTTCCCAAGCTATTCGCGTCTTGATAACAGACTTGTGTTCAGCACCGAGTCGGGAACAAGTGAAAATGTATCGGGTATCAATATGGGCGCCGATAAAATTACCCCGTCAGGCTCGGCTACAGTATTGTACACAGATGCGAAATGGCCAGTCTGGTACACACAAGGTACCCGCGCTGCTAAAACAGCCCAAACGATTACGTTCGACGCCATTGCTGACCGTTATTCCAATCAGGGTGACCTAACGCTGAAAGCAACCTGCTCGTCGAACCTGACGGTTGGGTTTCAGGTGAAAAGTGGCCCGGCTACCTTGACTGGCACAACCCTGAAATTTACGGGTGTAGGAGCTGTTACGGTGCAGGCTTTCCAGAACGGAAACGATCAGTTTGCTGCCGCAACGGCTGTGGAGCGAACATTCAACGTATTAACAGTCACAGGTACCGAACCCGCCTGGGCTGACGCATTGTCCGTTTACCCGAATCCGGCGGGAAGTACGCTAACCGTCGAATTGCCCGGAACGGAAACCGTTGAAAAATTATCACTTCAAACACTCACGGGAGCTATAGCCTTACAGCCTACTCTTCGCGGACACCAGCGCACAGCCACCCTGGAAATTGGCCACCTGCCTAAAGGGCTATACTTCCTGCAAATTCAAACGGCAAACGGAACCACAACTAAGAAAGTAATGAAGGAATAG